The genomic window GTTGATTAATATTATTCTGGTGCTACTTCGCCTAAATATTCCTTAACATGTTTATGCAATCTTGATTTTTTTCTTGAAGCAGTTCTTTTATGTATAATACCTTTTGAAGCAGCTTTATCAATTACTTTGAATGTGTTGCTTAATTCATTTAATAAGTCTTCTCTTTCGGTACCTTCTGTTTCCATTTTCAATTTTAATACCTTAATTTGATTTTTAATTCTCGTTTTTACCGATTTGTTTCTCATTCTTCTCTTTTCGTTTTGCAAAACTCTTTTTTTTGCTGATTTAGTATTTGGCACTTAACCTACCTCCTTGAATTCTTAAAGCCCTAATGCAGCTTTTATTTCTTGTACCATATCTAGTCTTTCCCAAGGGAATTCTACATCTGTTCTTCCAAAATGACCGTAAGCAGCCGATTTTTTGTAAAAAGGTTGGAGTAGATTCAAATTATGAATTATTGCTCCTGGTCTGAAATCAAATAACTCTTTTACAACTTTTACGATCTTTTCTTCATCAACTTTTGCAGTCCCTTTGGTATCGATGAGTAGAGACACTGGATGCGCAACGCCAATTGCATATCCTAATTGAATCATCACTTCATCGGCAACACCTGCTGCAACTAAATTCTTAGCAACATATCTGGACATATAATGTGCAGATCTGTCAACTTTAGTTGGATCTTTTCCAGAGAAGGCTCCTCCTCCATGGGCTATCCAACCACCATATGTATCAACAATAATCTTCCTCCCGGTTAAACCTGCATCAGCTTGAGGACCGCCTAATACAAATCTACCAGTAGGGTTGATTAAATATTTTGTGTGTTTATTCAAAAGACCTTCTGGAATAACTGGGGTAATTACCTTTTCTATTAAATCTTTTGACATTTGATCCCTGGTAACGCCTTCTTCGTGTTGTGTAGAAATTAATACTGTGTCTATTGCTATTGGTTTATTATTCTCGTCATATTCTACAGTTACTTGTGTCTTTCCATCTGGTCTTAAATAATCTAAGGTTTTATCTTTTCTAACTACAGATAATTGCCTAGCTAATTTATGAGATAAAGAAATTGGAGTAGGCATATAATCATTATTTTCATTTGTTGCATAACCAAACATTATACCCTGGTCTCCAGCACCTATTTTATCAAAGATTTCTTTTGTTGCTGAACCTTCTTTTGTTTCAAGGTTTTCATCTACACCCATAGCTATATCTGCTGATTGTTCATCTATGCTAACCATTACGGCACAAGTTTCTCCGTCAAAACCATACTTAGGGTTGTCATATCCAATATCTAATATTGTTTGCCTTACTATTTTAGGAATATCAACATATGCATCTGTTCTCATTTCTCCGGCTACTATTGCCACGCCTGTAGTTACCATTGTTTCAACAGCTGACCTTGCATTTATTCTATTTTGTTCACTTTCTTTACTTAACATTTCATCAAGTATTGCATCGGAAATTTGGTCGGCTACTTTATCAGGATGACCTTCAGTAACGCTTTCACTTGTAAAAAGTCTTTTGTTCATCTACTGTCCCCCTTAGTTGTTATAAATTCCAATATCTATTTTACAATAAAAAGTGTTAAATTTCTTTGTTTTTATGTTAAGTTATTTCTTAATAAAATTAATTTTGTATGCTTTAGAGCTTCCCCAAAAATCTTCTAATATAATAGTTCCATTATATTCAGCAAAATTAGAATTAATATATCTAGAAAGATTGTTATCTGTAATTATCAAGTTTTCGTTATTATCTGAATACATTTTTAACCAATAAATAGTTGAAGTAGACCCATATCCATATATTGGTGACGGATTATAAGCATTTTCAAAATAGACTTTTGAAAAACTTACTTTATAAACCAAATTTCCATCTATGAACAAAGAAACTTTTTTCGGTAAAATAGTTGAATTTTGTCCTAATTTTTCTCTGACTCTAACGTCTATTTTTGGGTAACTCCCTGTAAATTCAACTATTGTTTCACCATTTTGGTTTATTGTATAATTACCTGTTGAATTTCTAACCTCTAATAACTCTAATATTTTTGTTCTTTCTTCTTTATAATTAATAAATTCTAACGCATCTAATACTACCTCACCAGCTGCAGTTTGCTCTCGAACTTCAAAATGCAGATGAGGAGCTAATGCCTCTCCGGTACTGCCTGAATAAGCTATGATTTCACCGGATTTTATTTGAAATTCGTTTTCTGGAAAAACAATTTCTATTCTCCCCGTAGAACCCTGAAAATCTTCCTTAACTAAATCAACATATTTCATGATACTATCATTAAATTCATTTAAGTGCGCATAAACAGTTGTTAAATTTGAATCTGGATGGTTTACAAATAAAGCATTTCCATATATTGGATCGTTTATCCACACTTTTTTAAGGTAACCTTGAGAAGCAGAGTAAACATCTACGTTTTCTCTATAAAATGTAGAAAAATCAATACCAAGGTGATAATGGGGATTGTTACCAGTTCCTCTATACTCTCCAAACGAAGAAGTTATATAAGAGTTTTTGATTGGTGGTTCAAATATAGCAGAAAATATAGTTGTAATAAAAAACAACATCATTAATAGTATGGATAGCTTTTTCACAATTATTCCTCCAGTTTTTTCTTTAATGAGTTTAGGATATAGTTTTTAGCTACTAATCTTTTTATAGAATAATTAAATTCATCTTTTTCTTCTAAAATACCGTATTTATCAGAAAATTCATATAATTTCCACATATCTTTAAAATTAATTTTTATTTTTTCTATCGATATATCTTCTATAATATCTAAATTACTTTCAAGTTTTAATAAAAATTCTCTTGTTGAATTTTCTTTTATTGAACTAATAAAAAACGCATTTGGATACAATATTTTCATTTCATTCAATTTTTCTTCAGATATTTTATCTATTTTGTTAAACACCAGTAATAATGGTATATTTTTAACTTCTATTTCTTCCAATATGCTGTTTACAGCCTTTATTTTTTTTTCATATACTTCATCTGATATGTCAACAATATGAACTATCAAATCCGACTTTATTACTTCTTTTAAAGTCGATTTAAAAGAATCAAATAAATTTTTAGGTAAATTTTTAATGAACCCAACAGTATCAGAAAAAATACCGGTAAAACCACATGGAAAAGAAACTTTTCTAAGAGATGGAGACAAAGTTGAAAAAAGATTTTCTGAAGTATATATTTTTTCATCTTTTGATATATTCTTCAGAAAAGTAGACTTCCCTGCACTTGTGTATCCTACTATAGATATCAACGGATAATCTCCATTTTCTCTTTTTTTAGACGAGGTTTCATGATTTTTATCTACTTCTTTTATTTGCTTTTTTAAAAAATTTATTCTGTCATATATTCTTCTTCTATCTGTTTCCAGTTTCGTCTCACCCGGTCCTAAAGTTCCGATACCTGCTCCGGTATTTGACATATCCTTCCCTTTCCCAATTAACTTTGGTAATTCATATTGTAATTGAGCTAACTCTACCTTTAATTTGCTATCTTTTGTCCTGGCATTTTTTCTGAATATTTCAAGAATCACTTCATTTCTATCAATTATCTCTGTTTTTATTTCTTTTTCTATATTTCTTTTTTGAGAATTTGAAATATTGTTATAAAAAACAACGATATCCGTATCATAAGCTTTTGTAAAGTCTTTTATTTCAGAAATCTTACCAGAACCTATGTAATAAGTTTTATCTGGTTTTTCTTTATTTTGAGTTATAATATTTTCAACTTCTATATCTATGTTTTCACATAATATTTTCAATTCATTTAAATCTTTTTCAATATCTTCATAGTGTTTTTTCACCGCTATTATTAAACCTTTTATGTTACCACCTCTTAGTTTTCATTCCCTTGGAAAAGTTTGATATACTTTTCTGGTACCATCATTTTTACAGCATGTTTATAAACTAATGATTGTTCTCCATTTTTTTCAAGTAAAATTGTATAATTATCAAAAGATTTTACAAATCCAGATG from Geotoga petraea includes these protein-coding regions:
- the hflX gene encoding GTPase HflX, coding for MKKHYEDIEKDLNELKILCENIDIEVENIITQNKEKPDKTYYIGSGKISEIKDFTKAYDTDIVVFYNNISNSQKRNIEKEIKTEIIDRNEVILEIFRKNARTKDSKLKVELAQLQYELPKLIGKGKDMSNTGAGIGTLGPGETKLETDRRRIYDRINFLKKQIKEVDKNHETSSKKRENGDYPLISIVGYTSAGKSTFLKNISKDEKIYTSENLFSTLSPSLRKVSFPCGFTGIFSDTVGFIKNLPKNLFDSFKSTLKEVIKSDLIVHIVDISDEVYEKKIKAVNSILEEIEVKNIPLLLVFNKIDKISEEKLNEMKILYPNAFFISSIKENSTREFLLKLESNLDIIEDISIEKIKINFKDMWKLYEFSDKYGILEEKDEFNYSIKRLVAKNYILNSLKKKLEE
- the rpsT gene encoding 30S ribosomal protein S20, with translation MPNTKSAKKRVLQNEKRRMRNKSVKTRIKNQIKVLKLKMETEGTEREDLLNELSNTFKVIDKAASKGIIHKRTASRKKSRLHKHVKEYLGEVAPE
- the hfq gene encoding RNA chaperone Hfq; this translates as MPEKFNLQDRFLNILRINKVEVKIYFEGGFKTSGFVKSFDNYTILLEKNGEQSLVYKHAVKMMVPEKYIKLFQGNEN
- the metK gene encoding methionine adenosyltransferase — protein: MNKRLFTSESVTEGHPDKVADQISDAILDEMLSKESEQNRINARSAVETMVTTGVAIVAGEMRTDAYVDIPKIVRQTILDIGYDNPKYGFDGETCAVMVSIDEQSADIAMGVDENLETKEGSATKEIFDKIGAGDQGIMFGYATNENNDYMPTPISLSHKLARQLSVVRKDKTLDYLRPDGKTQVTVEYDENNKPIAIDTVLISTQHEEGVTRDQMSKDLIEKVITPVIPEGLLNKHTKYLINPTGRFVLGGPQADAGLTGRKIIVDTYGGWIAHGGGAFSGKDPTKVDRSAHYMSRYVAKNLVAAGVADEVMIQLGYAIGVAHPVSLLIDTKGTAKVDEEKIVKVVKELFDFRPGAIIHNLNLLQPFYKKSAAYGHFGRTDVEFPWERLDMVQEIKAALGL
- a CDS encoding M23 family metallopeptidase codes for the protein MKKLSILLMMLFFITTIFSAIFEPPIKNSYITSSFGEYRGTGNNPHYHLGIDFSTFYRENVDVYSASQGYLKKVWINDPIYGNALFVNHPDSNLTTVYAHLNEFNDSIMKYVDLVKEDFQGSTGRIEIVFPENEFQIKSGEIIAYSGSTGEALAPHLHFEVREQTAAGEVVLDALEFINYKEERTKILELLEVRNSTGNYTINQNGETIVEFTGSYPKIDVRVREKLGQNSTILPKKVSLFIDGNLVYKVSFSKVYFENAYNPSPIYGYGSTSTIYWLKMYSDNNENLIITDNNLSRYINSNFAEYNGTIILEDFWGSSKAYKINFIKK